aaactcaagATGCTATTTTCCTTAATTGTTACAAATGTTGTTTAACTTACTACATTGTAAACTCTTACACAACTAGTCTGCAAATATCTCCGCTTCTcacttctcttctctttttcatttcacAGAAACACAAACAACTCACATACACACTCTTCTTTACCTCTCTCACTCCCTCACCGGTGCACTACACCACCACCTCCACTATCGTTTGTCTGGTGAGATTTACTGGAAAAACTCTATAGCAACCTCTAAGGCTTCTTCATCTCTCCTTTGTAAGGTGAAACTCTTATTATCTTGTGGGTTTTCACATTTTGCTGGAGGTTCTtctaatctaagttttgaaAATGATATTCATGTGATTTATGTATATGGGTTTTGACTTGGTGGATTCATTTTGATGAGTGAGTTTATGGTTTTACAAATGGTGGCTATCTAAGGTTTATTTATGGTGGAAATTTAGGGGTTTTGGGTTCTAACATGTGACAGttggtaaatctaatttttccatTGAAATTGAGTTTATTTGGAACTAGTTGAAGATTTAAATTTCTTGTCTTGGTAGATATTGTGATTTTATTTCATGGGTCTCTCTTGATGATGATGTGTAAATCTTATGGAAGTTACTCATAAAGTGTTGAGATTTTAGTATTATGGAGATGATCTTGAATGGGTTAAGTTTATGAATTGGAGCTTATACCTTGTATATTAAATTGTTGAGTAACTATTGGAAGTGGAATACATTGATTTTGAGGTTAAAACATTGAAGTTTGCTTAATTGTTTACTTTCTATTTCGTAGCCAGATGTTATTTCAAGCTTCATTCTTGTCATGATAGGTTTGCTTGGTATCATTTAGGTTCTAGCTAACCTCCTTTGGAACTTTGGGACTAAGCTTTTTGCGGGTCGCAAGGTAAGTATCTTTTTTAATGGGATCTTTGAAAATAACCATATTAcataaaacattaatttttgggttaaaCATATTTTGGGAAATTGTTCATGGAaactatattttcctaaaaagtGTCGTGTTGTAACCTTTATGTATATGATTATTTATGAAAAGTGCATCATATTTGATATTGcatatggggaaatgcatgagTTATTAGTATGGAAAATATAAGCATTGTTGATTTAATCCTTTGATGATGGATTTCATCAAATTATTGCATTGTTTGCAATTTCTAACGATGCTATATCTTGACCTATGTTATTTGGGAAGTTAATACAAAATCTTTTGACAAGAAATGGTTTTGAAGGCTTTGAGAACCTTGTGAATATCTAGGGTATTCAAATATTTTACGTAACTACTTGGAGATGaattatattttgaattaaatgaaatttttgaCCTCATTATGTTTTGCCCAGGTGCCTTGACGTGTGATTTCCTAGTGATTACCTAGCTAAATATTATAGTTTGTGTGACATTGGTATCTTAGCACCTATCTTTGTGATGGTTATTTAGTTCCGGTTGTGTATTGACGATAAGTTTTAACTAAGATATACATACGCTAACCAATAGGCTAAGTTATTTTGATGAGTCACTCTTggattcaatattttatttattttgagtttggATTATAGTTTTTCAATTTATCATATTAACCCCTCtcaatctattattattttataattttattagtggttcaataattatattttttacatgcaaatttacaatttattaatttattttgaaaatgaatttattttagactattttttttatttgaaagattactaaacacacattttttttacacttatATATGCTTTATCATTTTCTATTAACCTtataaaaatggtgaaaattcatttgaaaattgtttaatttttttagacatAATTTTAGTAAAACATTTTTAACTTTTGCTATTTTAATACCTTTATTTGTGCTTCATTATTAAATTAACTATGACATTATCGCGGTTCAACCTCAGTTGAATCTCAATCCAACCTTAAAACCCTTGAACTGCTTCCTTTTTCAGTTCGTTGAACGGTCCATATCTTAAAACCATGATTATTATTGGAAATAGTTTTGTAGAATTTATTTGGAAATTCTCAAATTATAACATGCTTTGTAAACTATTCATcatcatgaaacttgcattttctcttcctccattaattatgctatttACTAGGCTTTGTCTCATCCCATTCTTTCACCAGACTTTTTCAGAGTAGATAGCGATCTTTTGAGACAAGTTTTTGTGGCTAGCAGTAGTTAGGCAACTACTAATGGAAGCTAGATTTTTGTGATGATGATCCTTAGGTGTTGTACATCCTAGAGGAGGCTTGACACATTCTTTTGTAACTAATAGTGGTGATGACTTTTATCTCTGATGGGACAAGTTTGATGTGCAATTATAATTATTCAGACTTCCATTCTTTTCTGGCTAATGGTCCTTATAATTACTTATAGAGATCTGACTTTCTTTGGGGATATCTTTAATGAAATTGTTATGAAATTCTTGATGTTGGTTGGAATTCTttggattgaattgtcaaaatGAAAAAGCTACAGGTGACCTTTCGGTTGTATtgctcatgctttggacccttttgggTGGAGAAATTTTGCCACAGAAAGTAGTTCACACAAGAAAAAataagccttaaatattctGTTTTTAATCTCCTTTTTATTGCGAACTCGTTAGACTCATTTAGCTTATAAAGGTATtaacttttgttattattattaatcaaTCAGGTTATTAAACGGGTTATTTGTATTAACCTTTAcatgacttgttaattaaatGAGTCAAACATGTCGTGTCGGGTCGACCTATTTAATAAACAGATCGTGTTAGGATTAAAGATTCTTAACATGTTTACTAAACTGGTCAGGTTCGAGTCAACCCATATAACCAAATACTCATGGTTCGACACAACACAAACCCAACCCACTAACACGAATTGCCACACCTAGACGTGTGTATTGGTTGAAAAACGGCCCTCAACATTTTTTCAATACTTGACTTAGTTAAATAAAGCtccctgatttttttttttatttatttatttttttgcacctGTCTACATTACTGTTCTTTTTTATGTACTTGTTGTCATATTTAGCCTATATTTTTGCCTTGTGGAATTCTTTGTGACTTGCATAGAGATCGATTTGTATAACTACCAAAGCAGGTCGCAGTGAGCCAAGTTCAGTTCACCCATCTAACACTATCATCCATTCCAAACCCCTTTTCAGCAACCCAAGACTTCTTATTGGGTTTGGGCCAGAGGAACCGTCCTAAAAAAAGGGCCCCACAAACATTCACGACATAGATGAAAGAAATGTAACATCAATTAATATGGACTTATGTATACTCGTCCAACATAGGTAGTCCACCCAGCAGTTTTTATAACTGAATAGTGATCACTTGACCTTGAAGTTTAGTTGGAGAATTAACGTTAGACATAGGGAGAACGACATTActtccattttcttttgtttactCACTGCAGTCATTcctctctttttatatatatttaaaaaaaaaaaaaaaaagtgtttatttTGGGTCATAACAAAATATGCTTTATCTGTAGTCACAGCTACCAAGTGAATTTTAGTTTTACGGGAGCTCCCAAGTCAAAGGGCTTACAGAACAACAAAAGGATCTAAGCCAAGACAGGACAACCTTCACTGCCTAACTCTTTATATTGTCTCAATCTTTTGTAACTCCTGATATCCGTAACCCTTTAGTTGCCGTGAAATATTCTGGCACCGTAAtctcttgaaatgaagttttCCCTAGCCATATTAAGCCTTTCGGAATATTTTCTGTTTTACTAGAGAGAAATCTTGGCTTAAGATGGAACAGAGTCCACTTCTAAACAAGATTCCAACCTAACAAACTGTTTAAGAAGGTAAACAAGGTAGATTTCAGTTCAGCACGGTTTTGATTGAACACGCTTTTTGCTTAAGATATCCACTATGCACATTGGTATAAGGTACTCAGAAGATGCAAGCTACTCCAAAATTCTGTACATTTTAGGTGCAAATGTAGTTTTAATATCTAATAACTCAATCACTGAATTCATAATATTTCCTTCAAATTCCAACAATGCAAAAAGGAGTAAAACTTTCATTTCAATGTGATATGTAAATCACTAGAAACTAACCTCCAAGACATTGGTAGAATTTTGCACAATGGTCTTCTTCAAAGACACTATTACTTCTCCCTGTACCAGTCCCCACTCTTTCCACCAGTTTTGTGCTCAAGTTGCACATCTGAGATCTGGATGTCCTTTGAAGCAGCCTTGCACATATCATAAACTGTTAGACCAGCAATGGTCACGGCAGTCATTGCTTCCATCTCAACTCCAGTTTTCCCTGTAGATGCAGCTTCTCCTTCTATATCCACACTAAAATCCTCTGGTTTCAGTGTCAGATCAACACGAACATTAGTCAGAGTTATGTTGTGGCATAGTGGGATAAGACTGCTAGTGTGCTTTGCTCCACTTATTCCTGCAATTTTTGCCACACTAAGGACATCTCCCTTGGCCATCTGGTTAGctaaaaccaaatcaaacaccTTCTTGCCAAGAATTACCTTGCAACGAGCGATTGCGGTTCTCTTACTACTTTCTTTGAGAGAAACATCTACCATTTGGGCTTCACCTGTACTGCCAATGTGGGTCAAGCCTACTGGGCTTTCAACTCCTTTATGGGTACCGAGCTGGGCTTCTTGAGCCATGTAAACATTACTTGCAGAACTGGCAGGGCCATTTGAAGAAGGTTCACCAAACACCGATTCCATTTCCTGCTACCAGGAAGTATGCATTGATATTTCTTGACAGAGAAATTTCCATATGCAATTATGTCATATTTCTCAAAAGTAATATTAGACTCCAAACCTTTACAAATTCTAACATTGGTCCATGAAAGATGATGACTTCTaacaatgaaaatatatattcaaacttcaaacactAAATTTTATCTAATTTGGTCGCATTTCTTTAATATTTCATATTATCTGAAGTTCTTTCCTCAcattatatcaattttttctagGTTCAAAGCTTTATAATATTTGGTAAAGCCTCCACTTAATTTCCTTCGGATTCTCTCTTGTTTGTTGAGTCTCAAGTCCACTACACTATGTAAGGAAAAGAATAATGTCATGATTCAGCAGAAAAAGGCAGTGTAAATTAATGATCTAGCACatcatatttttgttatatttttgcGGATTCTATCCAATATCTTGGTAAATATATTTGACTGATATTTCAAGATATCAACAATGTCTCTCCTAGTTGATACTGAGGCATCAATCTTATTTAATGTACTTCAGATTCTAAGATGATTTTTCAGTTAAACATAACAATGGAATTTGTACCATACAGCTTTTCTAGGCAACAGAACAATAGAATCTTACCTTATTTAGCTCAGCAATGGTGCTTGAAAGATCATGGTTGCTGTTACTGCTAAACAATCTTCTTGAAAGAGGAAGCGTCACTGAAAGTCGCCTGAGAAACATGATCTACAGATCCCAAATTGTCTCCTACAGCTACAAGAGAATTGGGAAACATTTATACTTCACccaaaaatgccaaaaaaaaagaaaaaaaaaattcacaacttttTTCACGACATCTGAGGTAGCACATCACATGCAACTTCACTTTTACATGATATCATTTGTATCACACACCAATCATAACCTATGGCTATCACCTCAGGAGTTGCAAAAAAGTTGTTGAATTTGTTGCGTATCTAGATTTATTGACTTCACTGGGTTGTCAGCAAGTATATGAACGAAACAAATACATCATTTGGTCAGCATTTTGAAAGTACTTTCATCACTTTTGCTGCAAATTCTTGCTCAAACAAATCAAGAAAAGTACTTGGGGACATTAGAAAACAAGAATGTCGACTCTCACATGCTCCTAATACAAAGTATCTAGTTTGATTGAAGTAAGTCTCAATGTTTGTTAACACTATAAAATCCAGTTTCTCctaggcattttcacaaacatgttACGGTGATAGATCGACAAAAGCAAATACGCAGATTCTCGTATGGATGAAATGATATTATTTGGGCTTCAAATAACAGCAGTATAGAGAAATAATGACTTGAAGTTTAGGAGCTTTTGCAAACCTTTGAGTGTGCACTGCAGTTCAACGTTGACGTAGAGAGTGAGAGACTTTCGGCTAAAGCTGAAGCTTGCTACGCTTCTaactttctttgtttgctttatttatttattaattcacaggaaatttatataattcacaggaaattttaagataaatattataattcctttttttttttttgtctaaatatgaaaattttgataattatgatggTTATTATTGGGtatttatttatgattgtgtttgtaaATGATACTATATATTCAATCATATTGTCAAGATTCTAGTGGAGgttttaaacataaaattaagGATTAATTGCAATTAACTCACCTGTGCTTGGCTGATTTTAACAAAGCCTACCCATGATTTGAAAATTGtaacttaacccacctgaggtggCCTCCGTTAGACAATCATAACCCACCTCTCCCCTTACCATTAGAAAAATAGGggtaaaaatgtattttcactAATATGTTATTTCTCTTTCCTCCATCTCctcttttaaatttgaaacttcaaaataaataaataaaccaattaTCCTAAAAACTCCcaagataaaaaatttcacaatcccCATAGGCCATCCTCAACAAAAGAAATGGAGAAACAAGTCAACAACGATAGATTACCAAATGGATAagacattttaaataatataattttaaaagagaaattacCAAAGGAAGACCATGAGCCACCATCCTATGAGTTCTTTTGCTTATCTTACCAAAATTGAAAGAATTTAACACAGCAACCCATAGTCAAGTCataagaaattaattaaaaaaataaaaaggcaaccCATAGTTCATTTTTGAATCTTTGCTAGCACAATCTTCTATTTAAGAATTTACCAAGATAAAAGGGCAAATCGGAATCAACCCACGAAAGATTTCAACCTAGAAAATTGGATCTTCTTGCTCTTTTTTAACCTTTGGGTTCTTCAAATATGAATGTACCTATTAGATGCGAGATTGTCCACCCAAAGTATATCTCCTCGCTTGCAATCAGTAGAGGATGTTGGTTAATCTGTTGATCAAACAAGATTTGAGACACAATTTGGGATTTGGGtcatgaaatttgatttcttagaCAGAAAGAGTTGTTCTTCAAAGATATACTATtctaaatgggttttttttttttttccccctaactGCAATGAGAGAGGTGGGTTACAGCTGTCCAACGGATGTTAGCTCAAGTGAGTTAAGTGAcaatttttaaaccacaagTAAGTTTTCTTAAAACTGGTCAAACTATAGGTGGGCTAAATGCAATTAACcctaaaatgaaatttaaattcaattgaaaatataaagtcttaaaatattataaaatttcaaaatttttagtgACAAAAGGTTTTGTGGCTAACCAAAAGTTAAATGGGTGTTTGGTTTGGCGTTCTCTGTCTTCATTTTCAGTTATTTGTAGgacctaccaaaaaaaaaatggtttacaaaTTTGTACTACCTTTTCATTCTTAGTATAAAAAAGGggtttaaatacataaaatgaaCAACTTTTGGACATTTTCATTTATAGTggaattttcattatttaaaaaaaaaaaaaaaaaaaattgtggatcCTACTAATAATGAATTGTCTAtcaaaaactctctctctctcttgagtGAAAATGTGAATTTGATCGGATCCATGGCCGatggtctctctctttctcgccTCCCCTCCCCCTTTTTTCTATTTGATGTTAGGATTTGATGAGATTTGTTTGAATTGATGGATTTTTTAGTGGTGATCTGgcttgggttttggttttttctagtggattacggCTTGCGACGTGGATATCTAGGTTGGTATTGGCTTGTGACGGTGGTTCCGAtgggttttagtttttgtttgtttctaggGTTGTGATTAGGTTTCGGTGGATTAtgatttataagaaaataatattttcacccATTAAACGAACTGTCTGCCACTTTACAATAGACTCGTCCAACATGTCTACCAAGCCGGCATTCCATCATCACCACCCGAAGTAAGTCGTCCAACCCCATGGACGACCATGGTACCTTCCATTTGAAAAGGGAAACTCTCCCAAACGATATTGTCGAACAAATGTTAGCTCTCCTAGATGAGACTCTTCTAGAGATGACTCATCTAAAGGAGGCTCTTTCAAAGGAGACTCTTCATTTGCTCATCCATATAGGGAATGACCCATCGACGATTAGATTGATTCTTATGAACAATGATAACTCGACACACTAGCGATAAATGTCTCACTTTTCAAATGAGATTGTCCATTTAAGAAGACCAAACCACACGTTGGAAACAACTTCTTTACAACTATGCAAACCAAACCACACATGGACattcatacaaaataaaatgacaagCCCGTTGTGGATGCAAGCGCCTTCCACCGCATACGGTGGTAATGGTTTTCTCATGGGAAGTACACCTTAGCCTAGAATGGACCGAGAGGAGGGTATAAATGGAGTTGCTACCTAAATTAGGTCTAGAAACCATATGTGTAGCGCCCTTATATGAAGGGCTGATCTTTACCAGAGCACATGTCCGGAGTTCAGGTATGGtgatgggaaggtgttaagcacctATTCGCACTCGATTCATAAGTCAGCCTCCACTCATAGTGTTCCAAATCCTAATCTCATCAAAGGGTCTTCTAACACATTAttctatactcacacacacactaacatgcatTTGAAGCACAAACATAGCATAACATCCCATTGCACATcaacctagcattcatctaacatggtatcaataTTCATGCTTATCCAAGGGTAGCAAGCATATCTCAAGGTAGTAGCATATAATCATGTCATTCAATCGAGCATATTCAATCATACAAGCTAGGCATGATAGCATTCAAGCATAAATATCAATCACATCATACTCATCATTCAAAACAGATGCATGTTCATATTCATATGCATGCCTTACCTCACTTATCTTATTGCATTACAACACCTATtcatcaatgcatgttcatgttatTCATCCAAGACATATAAACCCTAATctttaatctaaaaaaataaacgaGTAAAGCATGTTACCTTATTGATTCTATGGTCTAAACATGGGGAACtaagttaaacagaacctaatcATGTgataaaagcaaagaaaaatgaagaaagcatCCAGAACCCTAAATTTGTGTTTCTAGGCACAAGCATGTGTGTGCATACACGGGTATGCATACGTATGCATGAAGCATGCACATGCATTCACCCAGGGGTGAAgccaaaaatttttgtttgggggggccGAGGTAAAACTATCATATTGATTtgcaattcaagaaaaactcaaaccatgacatacatacatacatgtctTCAagcattagtttttttttttaacttaaatctAAAGTAAGTCATAGCTCGTATATAATATTGCAAGATtattatatcaaatttttttatcaatgtaatttttattaacaataaaaaatattaacaagcTAAACACCTGATTAAGCATCTAAAGGTCATTTTTTTATCTTGagtttttcttatttctatGAAAAACCATAAGTCCATAACATTCTTAGAAActaaatataagtatataacaaaACTAGACTATATTTACAAttacaataaatgatattcataaagattaaatacaataaatcaCTATAAGAAACCATAAAATCGATAGAATTTAAAATCAACCATATTAGACaattatagtaaaaaataaatttaaaatcagTTTAATAGCTCTCAATAGAAAttgaactaaaaaagaaaataataaaataaatagaaattataCTGAAATAGTATAGAGGAAGAAGAATAATTTTGTAGCAAAGAATGCACTGTAGAAGAGAAGGAATGGCATGAgaattgagaaagagagaggaaaaagaataaTACTTGCAATGTAAATTTACGTTGTAAACATATAAAAAGTAGTAAATATAGTACATATAGTACAATGTAGAGTAGAATTATAAAGTGACACTGTAGATGAGCAAACAATATACATCACGTGGGAGGGAGGACTTTGGCAAAAAAGAACTTTCTTGGGAGTTGTCTATCTTATAAATGCCATTacacaccctttttttttcttttttcttttattttatttttttaattttacaagaaTACCTCTTTTGTTTTTAGGTGAAAAGTTAGAATTTTTTAGGGCAAATTTGGCTATGGTGTTGgaggttggggggggggggggaatcttTTCTCTTGGAGGGGCTGGCTCTtaaacaaaatggagtggtacaTGGCCCCCTCTTCCTATAACATGGCTCTACCCCTACATACACacccaagaacacaaacctagaAACATCAATCAAAACATCAATTTAAATATTACATAACAAGCTTCTAGCACAAAATTTCTAACCCTAAACTAACAACATATAtatcaaagcaataaaacacaaagaaaaacaaccaaacaaacaagaatGAAAGAGACAAAGTTAGACATTTACCTCAAACACTAGAACTCATTTGAGTTTTTAATTTGACCATTCCTCTCAGTCAATCTAATCAAGACAAAACTAGAAAGTTAGTAAACTCAAAACTTGAAGGTCAAGATCAAAATAAGTCCCAACCAAGTTAATTTtaacttgaggatgttttagaataaaactccctctttgattcaccattttctagtgaattcgatatttttttgtaaaagagcCTTTGGAGCATTTTATAGTGATCATAGTGGGGTATTAGGCAGCTCCCAACCGATGTGAGATTCACTTTACATGATTTTATGTCAAAAAACTTTCCATACAGGTTTTCTAAAACCCTACAAGCGTGCACATACATGAGGTATGCATGCGCATACTTAAAGCATGTGTGCGCATACTTACGGCTTCTTATACGTTT
This genomic stretch from Quercus robur chromosome 4, dhQueRobu3.1, whole genome shotgun sequence harbors:
- the LOC126721168 gene encoding cyclic pyranopterin monophosphate synthase, mitochondrial, coding for MFLRRLSVTLPLSRRLFSSNSNHDLSSTIAELNKEMESVFGEPSSNGPASSASNVYMAQEAQLGTHKGVESPVGLTHIGSTGEAQMVDVSLKESSKRTAIARCKVILGKKVFDLVLANQMAKGDVLSVAKIAGISGAKHTSSLIPLCHNITLTNVRVDLTLKPEDFSVDIEGEAASTGKTGVEMEAMTAVTIAGLTVYDMCKAASKDIQISDVQLEHKTGGKSGDWYREK